The genomic interval TATTGTAATCTGCAACTTCCAAACAGGATTTATAACAATTAGCTAATGATTCACAATCATAATTAGATGGTTTAAAGCCTTGTGGAATAGTAGGACCAACTGTATGAATTACATATTTAGAAGGTAAGTTATAAGCACCAGTGATTTTAGCTTTTCCAACTTCTTCATCCTTACCCTGAATTTTCATTATCGTGTTACATTCATCCCTTAATTGAATACCTGCTGCTGAGTGAATAACATTATCAATGCAATTATGTAATGGAACAAAACATCCAAGTAACTTTGAATTAGCAGCATTAACAATTGCATCCACTTTCAAAGTTGAAATATCACCCTGCCACAGCATTAATTTGCCCTTAACTTCAGCAATATCATCAACAGAAGTTAAATATTTATTAAAAGTTTCAGCAGTTAAAAAATCATCTTGGACATTTAAAAATTCCGAAGATACTTCATTAGGCATCCTAATATTCATTAATGCACGAAGCAAATTTCTTTTTTCAATAAAATTAGGCGGAACCTCAATTAATTCATCTCTTTCATTTATTAAGTAATTAATTAAAAAATCTAATTGCTCTTCAGTGTTTATTTTAATCGCCTCACATAAACATTACTTGTTAATATTTAAATGATTTTTGTAACCAAAAAGTAACTATTAATACCAATTTTAAATAAATAAGAAAATATGCAAACTGGAAAAATTTTTATTATTGGGATTGGTCCTGGTGCTTCCGAATATTTAACTAAAAAAGCAATTGATACTGTAAAAACAAGTGATTATACCATTGGAAGTACAAGAGCAATTGAGTTATTTGATGATGTTCAAAATAAAATTGCATTTAATGTAAAAGAACTTTTAGAGAAATTAAATGAAGGTGTTCAACTTGCATGTAATGGAAATACCGTATCAATATTATCAACAGGAGATCCTGGTTTTTCAGGTGTTTTAAATACAGTTTTAAGAATTTCAAAAGAAAAAGAATTCCCAAATGAAAATATTGAAGTTATTCCAGGAATTAGTTCCCTGCAGCTTGCAGCTGCAAAATGCCATATCCAATGGGACAATGCTAATGTAATGACATTTCACGGTAGAGAAAATATAGAGGACATCTTACCTGTCATTAACAATGGAAAGACAACAATAGCCCTTCCTTCAAGAAAAGTAAAAGATATGGCCCAGTTTTTACTTGACCATGGTGTTGAAGAAAATAGGAAAGTTGTGGTATGTGAGAGATTAAGTTATCCTGATGAAAACATTGTTGAGGCTACATTAAAAGATATTGCACAAAGTGAATTTACCTATATGTGTATTATGATTATTTATTAAGATAATTTACAGTTAAAATTTATTTTAAAAGTCATTTACTATTTATTTTTAAAATTAAAACTTATATAGTTCATATATCAAACTTTAATCGTCGATTTGACAAAATTGACATTAAGGTAGATATCATGAATGCGAAACTAAACACCACATGTTTCATTTTATTATTTATTTTTTTAATTACCGCAGTATCAGCGGCGGATAATAAAAATGAAACATTATTAACTCAAAAAGAAACAGATTCAAGTCAAAAATTATGTAAGTCAAGTGTTAGTAAGGAAACTTCTAAAAAAGAAAAAGTCACTCTTAAAGCACCTAATTTAAAAATGTATTATAAGGATGGAAGTAAATTCAAAGCAACAGTGAAAAATAAAAATAAAAAAGCAATAACAAAAGCAAAAGTGGATTTTACTGTTAATGGCAAAGTTTATAACAAAAAAACTGACAGTAAAGGTGATGCTTACCTTACAATTAGCAGTTTAAAAAGTGGAAATTATCCAATTAAAATAAGATTTGCTGGAACAACTAAATACACTGCAATATCAAAAAAGAGCACAATTACAGTTAAAAGTACAATAAAAAGTAATGATTTTAAGAAATACTATAAAAATACATCGCCCTACACTTCTAAATTTTATAATCAAAAAGGAAATATATTAAAAAATAAAGCCGTTAAATTCAAGTTAAATAAGAAACATTACACTGTTAAAACAGACAAAAAGGGTGTTGGAAAATTACCGATTAATTTAAAACCTGGAACATACGCCATATCCATTATAAATCCAAAGACATCTGAAACTGTAAATAAAAAAATAACTATAAAAAGTTTAATTAAAACTAAAGATTTAAGCATTAATGGGCAAAATGATGGTAAATTTAATGTAAAAGTATTTAATAATAAAGGCGAAGTTTATCCAAATCAAAAAGTTACATTTAAGATTAACGGAAAAACATATTCAAAAAAAACTAATAAAAATGGCATTGCAACATTAGACATCAATTTAGATGTTGGGAAACACTCAATAACAACCGAATATATGGGTCTTAAAAATACTAATAAAATCAACATAAATAAAATAGTGAAATCAACCAATTATATCCATACAACATTAATTCCAAATTATGTTAATGTTACAGCAAAATATGTGGTTAATAACTCTGTTTACTGTCTTAAATCTGGAATCAACGGCATCATAAAAATGCCAAAAAATGAAATATTTAAAATTCAAGTTGGGGGAAAAATTTACACATTTACAACAACTTCAATTAACGGAATAAATTCCATAACTCTTAGATACAATAATAATTATCTAGTGCCCTTTGATGGGAGTGGAGTAAAAAGTTATACAAACCGAAACAAGTTAACCTCAGATGGAATAATTATTAGCAAAGTAAATGATTACACACAAATTGACTATCAGAGTAAAACAAAAGATAATACAGCTTTATTTGGATTTTATGCA from Methanobrevibacter gottschalkii DSM 11977 carries:
- a CDS encoding protein-ADP-ribose hydrolase, which codes for MKINTEEQLDFLINYLINERDELIEVPPNFIEKRNLLRALMNIRMPNEVSSEFLNVQDDFLTAETFNKYLTSVDDIAEVKGKLMLWQGDISTLKVDAIVNAANSKLLGCFVPLHNCIDNVIHSAAGIQLRDECNTIMKIQGKDEEVGKAKITGAYNLPSKYVIHTVGPTIPQGFKPSNYDCESLANCYKSCLEVADYNNLDSIAFCCISTGVFNFPHELASKIAIGTVDEYLKSNETSLKHVIFNVFTDSDYLIYKKELFGD
- a CDS encoding cobalt-precorrin-7 (C(5))-methyltransferase — its product is MQTGKIFIIGIGPGASEYLTKKAIDTVKTSDYTIGSTRAIELFDDVQNKIAFNVKELLEKLNEGVQLACNGNTVSILSTGDPGFSGVLNTVLRISKEKEFPNENIEVIPGISSLQLAAAKCHIQWDNANVMTFHGRENIEDILPVINNGKTTIALPSRKVKDMAQFLLDHGVEENRKVVVCERLSYPDENIVEATLKDIAQSEFTYMCIMIIY